The Oceanidesulfovibrio indonesiensis DNA segment TACGTCATGGTCGGCACTGCCGGCACCGCCGGCGGCGTGGACATTTCCAGCCTGTGGTTCCGCGAACTCACCATGACCGGCTCGGTCTACTACGGCCACGGGGAGTACAACGGCGAACGGCGACGCACTTACGAACTCGCACTTGAGTTCCTCGGCGACCCGGCTTTTCCCACGAGCGGCCTGCTCACCCATACGTACCCTCTGCCTGAATGGCGCCGCGCCTTCCAGACCGTATTCGACAAGCGCGGCTCCGGCAGCATGAAGGTCGCCTTCGACATGCGCGGCTGAGCCCTTAACGGTTCGGCTGAGATCACCTTTTCCTAAGGATACTTACGTGAAGCTCGTCATCAGCATAGACGTCGAAGAAGAAGGCTTGTTTTCCGGCAAATACTCCCGAACTCCCCCCGGGGTGCGCAACGTGTCGCACCTCGATGCGCTCAATTTCGTATACGACGAGTTCGGTTTTCCCCTCACCCTGCTCACCAGCTATCAGGTGGCCCAGGACGACGCGGCGAGCGACATGCTCATCCGCATGCGCGAGGAACGCGGCGCCGAGATAGGCGCGCACCTGCATCCCTGGAACACCCCGCCCCTGGAGGACGTCGGTCCCGAGCCCGTGCGCAGCGACGCCATGCCAATGGATATTCTGCGCGCCAAGATGGCCACGCTTTTCGACTCGCTGGAACAGCGCTTCGGCAAGCCGGCCACCTCGTTCCGCATGGGCCGGTGGGATTTCGGCGCGCAGGTCGAGCAGCTGCTGCCCGAGTTCGGCATTCTGGTGGACGCCAGCCATGCGCCCCTGCGCCACGCCCGGGGCGGGCCGGACCGTTTCCTCACACCGTCCTACGACCCATACCTGCTGCCGGCCGTGGGCGACTATCCCCGCGTGACCGAAGCGCCGCTGACCATGCTGCCCGTCATGCCCATCACCGCGCGCTGCACCCATACTTTCGCGCGGCTCATGCCCAAGACGATTCGGGAATCCATTCTGGCCAACTACAGCGCCGTGGCCGCCGCCGGCATTCAGCCCGTGTGGTATCCCTCCACGTCCATGCGCTGGGCCGCCCGGCTGCACCGCCGCCGCGGGGGCAATGTGCTCGTCATGTTCCTGCATTCCTCGGAACTCATGCCCGGCCACAGCCCCAACTTCCCCAACCAGGAGGCCGTGGACCGCCTCGTGGAGAAGATCCGCCATTTCCTCGGCTGGCTTACCCAGTCCGGCCCCATCCAGGGCGTGACCTTGAGCGAACTGCACAAGCGCGCCGACTAACCCCGAAACAAACGAGGCAGCGCCACCATGGCCGAAAATATCGACGATATTACAATTGATTACGAAGAGGACGGCATTCTCGTCGTCAAGGAGCTCGACAAGGAGATCCTCACCCGCGGCGGCTGGACCACCATCCTCTTCCGCTACCAGGAATGGGACCGCAAGACCGAGGACTATGGCCCGGAGAAGTACGCCATCCGCCGCTACCGCAAGATGCACGGCGAGTTCCGCCAGCAGTCAAAGTTCGTCATCTCCAACCAGGACCAGGCCCGCAAGATCATCGACACACTGGCCAAGTGGCTGGACGAGTCCGAGCGCGGCGAGTAGCCCGGCGGCGGCTTCGGCCCGCCATTTTTGGTCCGGACGCCTCTCTTCCTTCCGGCACTGCTTGACGCCGTGGCTGCTTCCCGCCACAGTCATGGCAAGGAGGCGCGGCGTGCCGGACTTCTACTACCCCATCTATCCTTCCATGCGTGTGGGCGGCGGCCCGGAGCCGTACCTGTACAGCGCCGCCGACCAGGCCGCGTCCAACGCCATGGCCGATGCGCGCGTCAAAGGAGAGGTGGCGGCCGTGGAGAGTTCCTACATGCGGCGTGGCCTGTGGGAGCCTGCGCATCCGCCCCGCGCCCTCACCGAGACGGACGCCGTGGGCGGCATCGTGGATGGGGTCGTATAGGGTTGGATGTCACTGCACCGACCATCACGCGCCGTTCGCTCTCCTGTCTCCTGACCGTCTCCGATCCTTTTCTCGCTGTTGCCCGCATTCTTCTCCTGGTGTAGATGGGTTTTCTTTTCCACACCATCAGGAGACTCCCGATGCTGCCCAACCAACGCGGCCTTTTCGATATTCCGGACGACGTCGCCTATCTGAACTGCGCCTTCACCTCCCCGCTGCTCAACACGGCCCGGGCCGCGGCAGAGAAAGCGCTGCACGTCAAGGCCCACCCCTGGGGGCTCACGCCAAAGCACTTCATCGAGTCAATGGAGACGAACCGCGCGCTCTTCGCCCGCCTTGCCAGTTGCGCGGCCGACGACGTTGCCATCGTGCCCGCCACATCCTACGGCGTCGCCACAGCCGCGCGAAACCTGACTCCGCAGCCTGGCGAGCGCATCCTCATGCTCGCCGAACAGTTTCCCTCCCACGTATACTCCTGGCGCAGGCTCGCCGCCCAGACCGGCGCCGTCATCGAGACGATTCCCCGACAGGAGGACCACGACTGGACCCGCGCCGTGCTCGACGCTTTCGACCACGGACCCCGCGTGGCCATAGCCGCCCTGCCGCCCTGCCACTGGACCGACGGCACCCGCGTGGATCTCGTCCGCGTGGGGGAGCGCTGCCGCGAGTCCGGCGCCGCCCTCGTCATCGACGCCACCCAGGCCATGGGCGCTTCCCATGTGGACGTCTCTGCGATCCAGCCGGACTTCCTGGTCACGGCATCGCACAAATGGATGCTCGGCGCGTACGGTTACGGATTTCTTTACGTGGCGCCGCAGCACCAGAACGGTGAGCCCCTTGAGGAAAACTACCTTTCCCGCGCCGGCAGCGAGGACTTCTCCCGGCTCGTGGACTACCGCGACGACTACCAGCCGGGCGCGCGGCGTTTCGACGTGGGCGAGGCCTCCATGTTCCAGCTCGCCCCGGTAGCCGAGGCCGGCATCACCCAGATCCTCGCCTGGAGTCTCCCGGCCCTTGTCGACACTCTCGCCGCCACCACCGAAAAGGTTGCCCAACGCGCTGCCGCTCTCGGCTTGCGTGTCGCCCCGCGCGCCAGTCGGTCGCCCCACATGCTCGGGCTCGGCCTGCCAGCCGGCAGGGACACGTCCGCTCTGCTCTCGGCCCTGGCCGCCGAGCAGGTCTTCGTCTCCATCCGCGGCTCCAGTGTCCGCGTGGCCCCGCATCTCTACACCTCGGAACAGGATATCGAAACGTTCTTCACCGTGCTCGAACGATTTCTCCGATAACGCAGCCGTACCGATAGACCATGCGTTGGCCGGTGGGGAAGCTCCCGGAGTTTCGTCTGTTCATTGACAGGCATCCGTCCGCAGCATCCTGACCACCTCGCCGCTGCCGGCAAGGCTCACGATGAAGTTGCCGTCGCGATCCACGGCGATGCCCGCCGGTCCGGGCAACCCCTGCGCCGCCAGGGTGCAGCGGCCGTCCTGGGCGATGCGGTAAACGTTCCCGGCCGCCGGAGCCGCGGCGTATACGCTGCCGTCCGGCGCGGCGGCAAGAACCAGCGGCGCTGGCAGGCCGTCTGCGACCGCGCTCACGTCGCCATCCGGGCTTATCATGACGATGCTGCCCTGCGCGGCCACATAGTGGTTTCCCCGAGGGCCGCATACGATGGAACCTGGCGCGTCCAGGCCGCGCGCGAGTGCTTTGCTGACGTAGCCGGCGTGGCTCCCGGCTCCTGCGCCTGCCTCTGATTCCTGCCTGTCCGCACACCACGCCGCGGAAAACAGCGCGAGTACGAATACGATGCCCAGCATGGTCGATGTGTTGTATTGGCGCCTGGTCATGGTGTTCCCTCCTTATCAATGGCGGGAAAGAAATTTTCCTCCTTCGTCGCCGGAAGACGCCGTCCCTCCGCTCCCCCTGCCATGGAATCACTGATCCCCGGTACCCAAATGCTGAGTCCAGAGAGCAACGTTCCCCCGGCGGCGGAGTCGAGGGACGGAGCCTCGACTACGGGAGAGATCACTCTTCCTCCATGGCCGCAAAGACGTCGCCGGTGGCGAACAACGCGTTGAGCGCCGTGGGAAAACCGCAGTACACGGCAGCCTGGATGACGAGTTCGATGATTTCGTTGCGCGTGAGGCCGGCGCGCAAGGCCGCGCGCACATGGACCTTGAACTGAGGCCAGGCCGACTGGGCAGCCAGGGCGGTAAGCGCGGCTATTTCCCGATCGCGCAGGGAGAGGCCTGGCCGGGCGTAGACATCGCCGAACGCGAATTCCACCAGATAGCGCGCCAGGTCCGGACTCACGGCTTCCACTGCGGCGAGCACCTCGGCGCCGCCGTGGCCGTCCACGCGGGCGAGATTGGCCAGACCGCGCATATGGCGCTCGGATTGATCTTCCGGCGCCTGGTGACCGGCGCTGCTGCGCGAGCCGGGATACGATGCGGACGCCGAAGAATCGGGATTTCTGTTCATGACTACCTCCATGGACGGTTCAAGGTTCATTCTCCACGAGGCGAGCATGGAACCACCGCCTTACATATGTCCAATATATATTTACACCAGGATTGATATTTTATAGATATCGACAGATGGACATTCGACAGCTTACCTACTTCGTGGCCGTGGCTGAGGAAGGACATTTCGGACGGGCGGCCGAACGCGTGCACATTGCCCAGCCGCCGCTCAGCCAGCAGATCAAGAAACTGGAGGACGAGCTCGGTGTGCGGTTGTTCGACCGTACGAGCCGACGCGTCGCGCTGACCCGCGCCGGCGAGGTTTTATATGAGCGGGCCGTGGACATCCTCTCCCGCATGCATGCTGCCGAGGAGCAACTGAGGGCTATGGCAGAGGGGCGCCGGGGCAGGTTGTCCGTGGGGTTCGTGGGGCCGGCCATGGAGAGCCGGCTGCCGGAGGCGGTGCGCGCCTACCGGGAGGCGCGGCCGGACGTGACGCTCACGCTGAAGCAGCTCAGCACCATGCAGCAGTTGGAACTCGTGGCGGAGGGGCAACTGGATGTGGGCTTCGTACGCCTTTTCGACGAGCAGCCCGCATTAATGGAGCGGCGTCTTTTTTTGCAGGAAGAGTACGTTCTGGCCGTGCCCCAGGCGCACCCCCTGGCGCAGGACGCAGGGCCTGTCCAGCTGGCAGCGCTGGCCGGGGAATCATGGATCGTCTTCCCCCGGGAGTCCGGCCCCAAGCTGTATGATGCGATCATGGACGCCTGCCGTCAGGAGGGGTTCACCCCGCGCATCGTTCAGGAAACTCTAGGGAAACAGACCACGGCGGCGCTCGTCGCCGCAGGCATGGGAATATCGCTTCTGCCCCGCGGCACCACGTTATCGCGGCCGGGACTGGTGACGCGAGAGATCGAAGGGCCGCTGCCCCTGATGGAGATTTGGGCTGTATGGCGCACAGGAAACGACGCGGCAACGGTGCACGAGTTCCTGGACGCCGTGGGCGCCGAAGCCGGCTGGGTGTGACCCAGACCGCGTAAACCGAACGGCTCTTTTTCCTGATGCGCTACCAACGGAAAACGGCTCGGGTCACGCCGCTGCGGACCTCGACGTTTTCCGACCTGTCCACGCCGTTCAGCGAAGCGGTGATGGCGTAGGATCCGGCCGGCAGTCTGGCCAGGAGCCACGGGCCATCGACTGTGGTGTCGATGACTACGCCCTGCCCCTGAATGCGCACCGCGGCGCCGGCCACGTAGGCGCGTCCGCCCTGGGCGAACTCGAGCTTGAGGTTGTAGTCCGGCAGGGCGCGGGTCATGGCCGTTCGCTCATCCTTGCCGAAACCGCCGGTCACGTAGGGAGCGCTGCCTTGCGCACTGGTCTCCACGCTCACGGCGAGAGCCGGCAGTGATGCGAGAAAGGCCACGAGAAAAAGGGGTGCGAGGATGATCGCTGCAGATTGTAGCCATCGGGTTGCAATCATGTCGTCGTCCTCCTGGTTTGAGCTGCCCATTGCGCCAAGACGTGCAAAACAATGAGCTTATAGCCAGTATAAAAAAACTAGCAGAGGGAAATGCCGCCGTAAAGTGAAAATTCGCACAAGTCCGGGGATATTCAGGGTGACCAATGCGGCTGGCTCATCCTCCTTGCCTGCGGGCGTCATGATCGGCTACATAGAGGCATTGCCTGGATTGTTCGGAGCAGTCCCGAGGTTGTGCGGGCTGCCCGAAATCTTCAAATCAATCACCTTGCAACAAGGGGATTCCATGAAGTTCGTTCTCTGGCGCACCATCGCGACATTTCTTCTCTTGACGTTCCTCATGGCGGGCACGGCCCATGCCGAGCGGAGGCATGCTTTGTCCCTGCACTCGGAGCCCAAGTACGGTCCGGAGTTCACCCATTTCGACTATGTGAATCCGAACGCTCCGAAAGGCGGTCTGGTTCGCTTTGGCTCGATCGGTTCCTACGACAACTTCAATCCCTTCATCATCAAAGGCATCTCAGCCGACGGCCTGGGCCTCGTCTACGATATGCTCACCGTCAAGTCGGATGACGAACCCTTCACCGAATACGGCCTTATCGCCGAATCCATGGAGGTCGCTCCGGATAACACATCGGTGACTTTCCACCTGAGACCGGAAGCCAAATTCGCTGACGGCGAGCCCGTGACCGCGGGCGACGTGGAGTTTACCTTCCACACGCTCGTGGACAAGGGCAGCCCGCTTTACAAGCGCTACTATGCGGATGTGAAGAACGTGGTCGTGGAAGACGAGCATACGGTGCGGTTCGAATTCATCAGCGGCCAGAATCCGGAGTTGCCGCTCATCCTGGGCCAGCTTCCCGTGTTGCCGAGGCACTTCTGGGAGGGCAAGCAGTTCGACGCCGTGAACCTGGACGTGCCGCTCGGCAGCGGACCGTACGAGTTGAGCAGCTTCAAGACCGGCTCCCATGTGGTGTACACCCTGCGCGACGATTACTGGGGCAAGGACCTGCCCGTGAACAGAGGCCGCAACAATTTCGGCACTGTGCGCTACGACTACTACCGCGACGACACCATCGCCATCGAGGCGCTCAAGGCCGGGGAGTTCGACTACCGGCAGGAACGCATCGCCAAGGCCTGGGCCACCGCGTACAAGGGGCCGCCCTTCGACAGGGGCCACATCGTGATGGAGGAGATCCCCCACTCGCTGTCCGGCGGCATGCAGGGGTTCGTCATGAACACCCGTCGCGATGTGTTCAGGGATCCGCGCGTGCGCTACGCCATGAACTTCGCATTTGATTTCGAGTGGACGAACAAGAACCTGTTCTATGACCAGTACGCGCGCACGGAGAGCTACTTCTCCAACTCGGATCTCGCCTCCACAGGCCTGCCGTCCCAAGCGGAACTGAAGCTGCTGGAACCCTTCCGCGGCAAAATTCCCGAAGAGGTTTTCACCACCGAGTACAAAGCCCCGAAAACTGACGGCAGCGGCAATGTCCGCGAGAACCTGCGCGCCGCACTGCAGTTGCTTTCAGAAGCCGGATACACCCTGGAAAACGGCGTGCAGACCAAGGACGGCAAGAAGCTCGAAATCGAACTGCTCATGCGAGACCCGGCCTTCGAACGCATCGTGCTGCCGTACATCCGCAACCTGGAGCGCATCGGCGTGAAGGTCACGCCGCGGATGGTCGACGACTCCCAGTACATAAATCGTCTGAACGCATACGATTTCGACATGACCACGGCGGTGCTGCCGCAATCCAACTCTCCGGGCAACGAGCAGCGCTACATGTTCTCTTCCGAAGCGGCTGGCACGCCCGGCGCCCGCAACTACATGGGCGTCCAGAATGAGGCTGTGGACGCGCTCATCGAGAGCATTATCAACGCGGACAGCCGCGAGGCGCTTATAACCGCATGCCGGGCCATGGATCGCGTGCTGCTGTGGGGCCATTACGTGGTGCCGCAGTGGCATACGGGCTATTTCCGGCTGGCGTACTGGGATCTGCTGGAACGGCCGGGCGACAACCCGCCTTATGGTCTCGATCTCTTCAGCTGGTGGATCGATCCGGAGAAAGCCGAAGCGATCCGCGCGGTTCGGGGCAAGTAGAACAGCACGCACTGAACGCGTCCGCCATGACCTCCTACATCATCCGCCGTCTGCTGCTCATGGTTCCCACGCTCATCGGGATCATGACGGTGAACTTCTTCATCATCCAGGCCGCGCCAGGCGGCCCCGTGGAGCAGATGATAACCCGCCTTGAGCAAACCGAGGTGGGCGCGCTATCGCGCGTAGGCGCCGGCGCCGGCGGCGGGGAGATATCCGGACCATCCGCCGGCGATTCATCAGGCAAATCCACCTACCGCGGCGCGCAGGGACTGGACCCTGAACTGGTCAAGGACCTCGAAAAGCTCTACGGATTCGACAAGCCGATGCTCGAGCGCTACATGATGATGCTCGGGAATTACGCGCAGTTCGACTTCGGTGAGAGCTTCTTCCGCGGCCGGCCCGTGACCACGCTGATCATGGAGCGATTGCCGGTGTCCATCTCGCTCGGGCTGTGGTCCACGCTCATCATCTACGCCATATCCATTCCACTGGGCATAACCAAGGCCGTGCGCCACGGTTCAAAGTTCGATGTCTGGTCCAGCTTCGCCGTGGTGGTGGGCTACGCCATCCCGGGCTTCCTGTTCGCCATCCTGCTGGTGGTGCTGTTCGCCGGAGGCAGCTACTTCAAGCTGTTCCCTCTGCGCGGGCTGGTCTCTCCCCACTGGGAGGATCTCTCCCTGATCAAGCAGGTGCTGGACTACCTGTGGCACATGGTTCTGCCGGTCACGGCGCTGTCCATAGGCGGCTTCGCCACGCTCACCATGCTCACCAAGAACTCGTTCCTGGACGAAGTGAACAAGCTCTATGTGGTCACGGCCCGGGCCAAGGGACTGACTGAGCGACGGATTCTGTACGGCCACGTGTTCCGCAACGCCATGCTCATCATCATCGCCGGCTTTCCCGGCGCGTTCATCTCGCTCTTCTTCACGGGGGCGCTGATCATCGAGGTCATATTCTCGCTGGACGGACTCGGCCTGCTCGGCTTCGAATCCACCCTGCAGCGCGACTATCCGGTTATGTTCGGCACGCTGTACATCTTCAGCCTGCTCGGGCTGTTCATCAAACTGGTCAGTGACATCACCTACACCATGGTGGACCCACGCATCGACTTCGAGTCCAGAGGGAGCTAGGATCGTGGCGGCCATCCTCAACCCCATCCAGCGCCGGCGCTGGCAGGCTTTCAAGGCAAACCGCAGGGGCTACGTCTCGCTGTGGCTGTTCCTGTTCCTGTTCATCATGAGCCTCGGCGCCGAGGTCATCTCCAACGACAAGCCGCTGCTCGTCCGCTTTCAGGGCGAGTTCTACGTGCCGATCCTCAGGTCGTACCCGGAAACGACCTTCGGCGGCATTTTTCCTACAGAAGCAAAATATCGCGACCCGTACGTGCGGGAACTCATCGAGGCCGACGGCTGGATGCTCTGGCCGCTCGTGCCCTACAACTACAAGACCATCAATTACGACCTGCCGCAACCGGCGCCCAGTCCGCCCACTTGGGAAAACCTCCTGGGCACGGACGACCAGGGCCGGGACATCCTGGCGCGGGTCATCTACGGTTTCCGCATCTCGGTGCTGTTCGGTCTGGTGCTCACCGTGGCGAGCTCCGCCGTAGGCATCGTGGTGGGCGCGCTGCAAGGTTACCACGGCGGCTGGGTGGATATCCTGGGCCAACGGTTCATGGAGATATGGCAGGGTCTGCCGGTGCTCTTTCTGCTCATCATCCTGTCCAGCTTTGTGCAGCCCAACTTCTGGTGGCTGCTGGGAATCATGCTGCTGTTCAGCTGGATGGCCCTGGTGGATCTGGTGCGCGCGGAATTTCTGCGCGGCCGCAATCTGGAATACGTGCTGGCTGCGCGGGCGCTGGGCCTTTCGGATCGGGTCATCATGTTCAAGCATATCCTGCCTAACGCCATGGTCTCCACCGTGACGTTCATGCCGTTCATCCTCAGCGGCTCCATCACCACGCTCACCGCTCTGGATTTCCTGGGCTTCGGACTGCCCATCGGATCGCCGAGCCTGGGCGAACTGCTTTCCCAGGGCAAGGCGAACCTGCAGGCGCCGTGGATCGGCTTCACCGCGTTCATCACGCTGGCGGTGATGCTCTCGCTGCTCGTGTTCATCGGCGAAGGGTTGCGCGATGCGCTGGACCCACGCCACGAAGCGGGGAGAGGTTAGGCCGTGCCCCCCATCGTCACCATCGAAGACCTCTCCGTGTCCTTCGTCAGCGGCCAGCGCACGGTGGAAGCGGTCAAGGGCGTCTCCATGGAGGTGGAACGCGGCACCACCCACGCACTGGTCGGCGAGTCCGGCTCGGGCAAGTCCGTCACCGCCATGTCAATCCTGCGGCTTTTGAATCCGCGGATCGTGCGCTACCCGACCGGCCGTATTTTTTTCGAAGACCAGGAGATGCTCACCGCTCCGGAATCCACGCTGCGGAAAATCCGGGGCAACCGGGTCGGCGTGGTCTTCCAGGAGCCCATGAGTTCCCTCAACCCGCTGCACACGGTGGAACGCCAGATAGGCGAGGTCCTGCAGCTGCACCGCGGCATGTCTGCAGAATCGGTCAGAAAGCGAACCGTCGAGCTTCTGGACCACGTGGGCATCCGCGACCCCGAGGAACGTCTTTCATCCTACCCGCACGAACTTTCCGGCGGCCAGCGCCAGCGCGTGATGATAGCCATGGCCGTGGCCAACGAGCCGGACCTGCTCATCGCGGACGAGCCCACCACCGCTCTGGACGTGACCGTGCAACGCAAGGTCATGGAATTGCTCGACCAGCTGCGCCGTGAAATGGGGATGACCATGCTGCTCATCACGCACGATCTGTCCATCGTCAGGCGCTGGTCCGAGCGGGTGAGCGTGATGCGCCATGGGAAGATTGTGGAGCACGGAACCGTGGACCAGGTGTTCGAACATCCCGAGCGCGAGTACACGAAGATGCTCACGTCCACGGAGGCCGGGGAGCCCCCGCCCCCCCCGGCGGCCGCGCCCGAGGCGATCCTCTCCTGCGACGACCTCAAGGTCTGGTTCCCTATCAAAAAGGGGGTGCTCAAGAAGACCGTGGGGCACATCAAGGCCGTGGACGGGGTGTCCGTCGCGGTGAAGAAGGGACTTTCCCTGGGCCTCGTGGGCGAGTCCGGCTCCGGCAAAACAACCCTCGGCCTCGCGCTGCTGCGGCTCAACTCTTCGGACGGCCCCATCCTGTTTCACGAAACGCGGCTGGACGGTCTTTCACAGAAAGAGATGCGCCCCTACCGCAAACGGCTCCAGGTTGTCTTCCAGGACCCCTTCGGCTCATTGTCCCCGCGGCTCACCGTGAGCGCCATCGTGGAGGAAGGGCTGATCGTGCAGGGCGTTCCTCCGAAAGAGCGTGAGGAGCGCGTGGTGCGCGTGCTGGACGAAGTGGGCTTGGATGCCGGGGACCGCCATCGCTACCCCCACGAATTTTCCGGCGGCCAACGGCAGCGCATCGCCATCGCGCGGGGCCTGGCGCTGGACCCAGAAGTGCTCGTGCTGGACGAGCCGACATCCTCGCTGGACCGTTCCGTACAATTCCAGGTGCTGGAGCTGTTGCGCCGGCTGCAGGCCGAGCGCGGTCTGGCCTACCTGTTCATCACCCACGACCTCAAGCTGGTGCAGGCGCTTTGCCACGAAGTCGTGGTCATGCGCGGCGGCGCCATCGTGGAACAGGGACCCACCCTGGAGCTTTTCGAAAATCCAAGGACAGACTACACCCGCGAGCTCGTGGAGGCGGCCTTTGTCGGAAGGAGGCAACCAACGGACTAGCCGCCGCAATGCCCGGGCCTGAGGAAGGCGTGGCGATTTTCGCGCATTCCTCCTCTACAGGCGTGCAATATTGTGCTACCGTTGCGATGTGTCGCGTTCTTGGGCGCACGCTGACAGGATGACGAACCGCACCATCTGCAAAAAATATCCACCGGGTAACATTATGGAACGCCTGCCGATCGAAAAGCAAACCATCTATACGCTGCTTGAGTTCTACGAGCTCATGGCCAAGACCCGCGAGGTCAAGAAGGCCATGGCCGAAGACATCTTCGCCGGCCGCCCCGGCATGGAAAACGGACGCCAGGACCTCAAAAACGCGCTGGACACCCTCCTTGAAATTCCCAGGGACGGAGCAGACCCCGCAGGGTTGCGGCAGATTCTGACCCTGGACGGCAAGGCCGTCGCCGTGGACCTTGTTTATGAAAAGACCGAACTTCTCAAGGACCTGCAGTTCATCGACCATGACGAGCCTGCATTCGTGGAGTTTCTCGGCACCATCCACCCGGATTTCGAAAAGCATGTGAACCAGGGCGTAGAGCTTCTGCAAGGCAAGCGGTTCCGCGCGTTCATCACGGACCGAGACGGTACGGTGAACAACTATTGCGGCCGCTACCGCTCCTCCATCCAGTCGCTGTACAACGCCGTGTTCCTCGCCCGATTCGCCAAGAACGCCTGCGAGTACCCCATACTGCTCACGTCGGCGCCGCTGGCCTCGCCCGGCGTGGTGGACGTGAGCGTGATGCCCACAGGCGCAATGATTCTGGCCGCCTCCAAGGGCAGGGAGTACCTCGGGCTGGACGGCCGGCGCCACGCCTACCACATCGAGGAAGAAAAACAGGCTGTGCTCGACGCTTTCAATGA contains these protein-coding regions:
- a CDS encoding carboxymuconolactone decarboxylase family protein, which encodes MNRNPDSSASASYPGSRSSAGHQAPEDQSERHMRGLANLARVDGHGGAEVLAAVEAVSPDLARYLVEFAFGDVYARPGLSLRDREIAALTALAAQSAWPQFKVHVRAALRAGLTRNEIIELVIQAAVYCGFPTALNALFATGDVFAAMEEE
- a CDS encoding carboxypeptidase regulatory-like domain-containing protein; its protein translation is MIATRWLQSAAIILAPLFLVAFLASLPALAVSVETSAQGSAPYVTGGFGKDERTAMTRALPDYNLKLEFAQGGRAYVAGAAVRIQGQGVVIDTTVDGPWLLARLPAGSYAITASLNGVDRSENVEVRSGVTRAVFRW
- a CDS encoding LysR family transcriptional regulator — encoded protein: MDIRQLTYFVAVAEEGHFGRAAERVHIAQPPLSQQIKKLEDELGVRLFDRTSRRVALTRAGEVLYERAVDILSRMHAAEEQLRAMAEGRRGRLSVGFVGPAMESRLPEAVRAYREARPDVTLTLKQLSTMQQLELVAEGQLDVGFVRLFDEQPALMERRLFLQEEYVLAVPQAHPLAQDAGPVQLAALAGESWIVFPRESGPKLYDAIMDACRQEGFTPRIVQETLGKQTTAALVAAGMGISLLPRGTTLSRPGLVTREIEGPLPLMEIWAVWRTGNDAATVHEFLDAVGAEAGWV
- a CDS encoding extracellular solute-binding protein; translated protein: MKFVLWRTIATFLLLTFLMAGTAHAERRHALSLHSEPKYGPEFTHFDYVNPNAPKGGLVRFGSIGSYDNFNPFIIKGISADGLGLVYDMLTVKSDDEPFTEYGLIAESMEVAPDNTSVTFHLRPEAKFADGEPVTAGDVEFTFHTLVDKGSPLYKRYYADVKNVVVEDEHTVRFEFISGQNPELPLILGQLPVLPRHFWEGKQFDAVNLDVPLGSGPYELSSFKTGSHVVYTLRDDYWGKDLPVNRGRNNFGTVRYDYYRDDTIAIEALKAGEFDYRQERIAKAWATAYKGPPFDRGHIVMEEIPHSLSGGMQGFVMNTRRDVFRDPRVRYAMNFAFDFEWTNKNLFYDQYARTESYFSNSDLASTGLPSQAELKLLEPFRGKIPEEVFTTEYKAPKTDGSGNVRENLRAALQLLSEAGYTLENGVQTKDGKKLEIELLMRDPAFERIVLPYIRNLERIGVKVTPRMVDDSQYINRLNAYDFDMTTAVLPQSNSPGNEQRYMFSSEAAGTPGARNYMGVQNEAVDALIESIINADSREALITACRAMDRVLLWGHYVVPQWHTGYFRLAYWDLLERPGDNPPYGLDLFSWWIDPEKAEAIRAVRGK
- a CDS encoding microcin C ABC transporter permease YejB — protein: MTSYIIRRLLLMVPTLIGIMTVNFFIIQAAPGGPVEQMITRLEQTEVGALSRVGAGAGGGEISGPSAGDSSGKSTYRGAQGLDPELVKDLEKLYGFDKPMLERYMMMLGNYAQFDFGESFFRGRPVTTLIMERLPVSISLGLWSTLIIYAISIPLGITKAVRHGSKFDVWSSFAVVVGYAIPGFLFAILLVVLFAGGSYFKLFPLRGLVSPHWEDLSLIKQVLDYLWHMVLPVTALSIGGFATLTMLTKNSFLDEVNKLYVVTARAKGLTERRILYGHVFRNAMLIIIAGFPGAFISLFFTGALIIEVIFSLDGLGLLGFESTLQRDYPVMFGTLYIFSLLGLFIKLVSDITYTMVDPRIDFESRGS
- a CDS encoding ABC transporter ATP-binding protein, translated to MPPIVTIEDLSVSFVSGQRTVEAVKGVSMEVERGTTHALVGESGSGKSVTAMSILRLLNPRIVRYPTGRIFFEDQEMLTAPESTLRKIRGNRVGVVFQEPMSSLNPLHTVERQIGEVLQLHRGMSAESVRKRTVELLDHVGIRDPEERLSSYPHELSGGQRQRVMIAMAVANEPDLLIADEPTTALDVTVQRKVMELLDQLRREMGMTMLLITHDLSIVRRWSERVSVMRHGKIVEHGTVDQVFEHPEREYTKMLTSTEAGEPPPPPAAAPEAILSCDDLKVWFPIKKGVLKKTVGHIKAVDGVSVAVKKGLSLGLVGESGSGKTTLGLALLRLNSSDGPILFHETRLDGLSQKEMRPYRKRLQVVFQDPFGSLSPRLTVSAIVEEGLIVQGVPPKEREERVVRVLDEVGLDAGDRHRYPHEFSGGQRQRIAIARGLALDPEVLVLDEPTSSLDRSVQFQVLELLRRLQAERGLAYLFITHDLKLVQALCHEVVVMRGGAIVEQGPTLELFENPRTDYTRELVEAAFVGRRQPTD
- a CDS encoding aminotransferase class V-fold PLP-dependent enzyme; amino-acid sequence: MLPNQRGLFDIPDDVAYLNCAFTSPLLNTARAAAEKALHVKAHPWGLTPKHFIESMETNRALFARLASCAADDVAIVPATSYGVATAARNLTPQPGERILMLAEQFPSHVYSWRRLAAQTGAVIETIPRQEDHDWTRAVLDAFDHGPRVAIAALPPCHWTDGTRVDLVRVGERCRESGAALVIDATQAMGASHVDVSAIQPDFLVTASHKWMLGAYGYGFLYVAPQHQNGEPLEENYLSRAGSEDFSRLVDYRDDYQPGARRFDVGEASMFQLAPVAEAGITQILAWSLPALVDTLAATTEKVAQRAAALGLRVAPRASRSPHMLGLGLPAGRDTSALLSALAAEQVFVSIRGSSVRVAPHLYTSEQDIETFFTVLERFLR
- a CDS encoding ABC transporter permease codes for the protein MAAILNPIQRRRWQAFKANRRGYVSLWLFLFLFIMSLGAEVISNDKPLLVRFQGEFYVPILRSYPETTFGGIFPTEAKYRDPYVRELIEADGWMLWPLVPYNYKTINYDLPQPAPSPPTWENLLGTDDQGRDILARVIYGFRISVLFGLVLTVASSAVGIVVGALQGYHGGWVDILGQRFMEIWQGLPVLFLLIILSSFVQPNFWWLLGIMLLFSWMALVDLVRAEFLRGRNLEYVLAARALGLSDRVIMFKHILPNAMVSTVTFMPFILSGSITTLTALDFLGFGLPIGSPSLGELLSQGKANLQAPWIGFTAFITLAVMLSLLVFIGEGLRDALDPRHEAGRG